Proteins from one Pirellulaceae bacterium genomic window:
- a CDS encoding serine/threonine-protein kinase, translated as MNGMTESMAKFERVYSQTWQKIRAETQRWKQQKVDPDAFEFLRKHGDIRDHPTLVLELAYEEFYLRIDRGEELDVSRFCQRFPLVQRSLRRRIEVDQCLRNKTPELFNDSFRWPDIGDPLLDFRVVAPISMGGFSRVYLCAEKGVGDRQVVVKVARRGAFEADTMGRLSHPNVMPVLSVRTDERTETTCLCMPFVGRSTLRHIVDIAFCQSPPRFASVILEASACCLQSGDRLQQTISPIQIDPNSSYTLGVLQLAIQIASALQHAHEQGVIHGDLKPSNVVVTRLGTPLLVDFNLAHDVDEQMNAVTGGTVPYMAPEKLRAHILSDFGQQDVIGARADVFSFGVMLYELLTGQLPFELPHISRQAVSVVELLRLQANGVSRVNPLNSIVNRTVAVLLERCMAFEPANRMQSMDQIVSLLDREITRYRRLLRGLHDRRSTVTAIAVVGFTGIAAAIWSRGQLGPARDRHYRAGLLLFGEKEFVPALELFGESINDDDQFHQAYFARACAALHARTERHRSVSLDAIETDLKASGALHFDPRILVGHGMVYLTRNDLLTAANCFENAVQHGVQSAVVWNNLGYAYLKTFGVGDAHGIFLRRAAAAFSKAIAMEDTLLSAHYNFSICALACYRSLGDQKMPALGLTSIRKVVAVERGAVPYVYAAKLAGIAAAQDSDDQLWEECITFLEHAYAHGMDVGKYLGNHPFASQSKHPRILDLADPPSIEMSADSPDRIVLPGEILSPDVL; from the coding sequence ATGAATGGAATGACTGAATCGATGGCGAAGTTCGAACGAGTGTATTCCCAAACATGGCAAAAAATCAGAGCGGAGACTCAACGTTGGAAGCAGCAAAAAGTCGATCCCGATGCGTTCGAATTTCTCCGTAAGCATGGAGATATACGAGATCATCCGACCCTGGTTTTGGAGTTGGCCTACGAGGAATTTTATCTGCGGATCGATCGCGGGGAAGAACTGGACGTTAGCCGGTTTTGCCAGCGGTTCCCATTGGTGCAACGGTCACTTCGGCGTCGTATTGAGGTTGACCAATGCTTACGAAACAAAACGCCTGAATTGTTCAACGATTCATTTCGGTGGCCGGACATCGGTGATCCGTTACTGGACTTCCGGGTCGTTGCTCCGATTTCGATGGGTGGATTCTCGCGTGTTTATCTCTGTGCTGAGAAAGGGGTTGGTGATCGACAGGTTGTGGTTAAGGTGGCTCGTCGAGGTGCCTTTGAAGCGGACACGATGGGGCGACTGAGCCATCCCAATGTGATGCCCGTCTTATCCGTGCGCACAGATGAACGTACGGAAACGACCTGTTTGTGCATGCCCTTTGTCGGACGTTCAACCTTGCGTCACATCGTGGATATTGCCTTTTGTCAATCACCACCGCGGTTTGCCAGTGTGATTCTAGAGGCGTCTGCTTGTTGCTTGCAATCGGGGGATCGTTTGCAGCAAACGATCTCCCCAATTCAAATCGACCCAAATTCGTCTTACACCCTGGGCGTGCTTCAATTGGCGATTCAAATTGCTTCGGCGTTGCAGCATGCACATGAACAGGGTGTGATTCATGGCGACTTGAAACCTTCAAATGTTGTCGTAACTCGGTTGGGAACACCCTTATTGGTTGATTTCAATCTGGCTCACGATGTGGATGAGCAGATGAATGCGGTTACAGGAGGAACAGTGCCTTATATGGCCCCCGAAAAGCTTAGAGCACACATTTTGAGTGACTTTGGACAACAAGATGTCATTGGTGCACGCGCAGATGTCTTCTCATTTGGAGTGATGCTGTATGAGTTGTTAACCGGTCAGCTGCCGTTCGAGTTACCTCACATCAGTCGGCAGGCGGTCAGTGTCGTTGAATTGCTGCGATTGCAGGCGAATGGTGTAAGTCGCGTGAATCCGCTGAACTCTATTGTCAATCGGACCGTCGCGGTCTTGTTGGAGCGTTGCATGGCGTTTGAGCCTGCTAACCGCATGCAATCGATGGATCAAATAGTATCTTTACTTGACCGTGAGATCACTCGGTATCGACGACTCTTGCGAGGCCTGCACGATCGACGCTCGACTGTTACAGCGATCGCTGTTGTCGGTTTTACCGGTATTGCTGCAGCGATTTGGTCTCGTGGGCAATTAGGCCCGGCACGGGATCGGCACTATCGAGCCGGGCTACTCTTGTTTGGCGAGAAGGAATTTGTTCCTGCATTGGAGTTGTTCGGCGAATCTATTAACGACGATGATCAATTTCATCAAGCTTATTTTGCTCGTGCCTGCGCCGCGCTGCATGCCCGGACAGAACGCCATCGCTCTGTTTCCCTGGATGCGATTGAAACTGATTTAAAAGCGAGTGGAGCACTGCATTTCGATCCACGGATACTGGTCGGGCACGGAATGGTCTATCTCACTAGAAATGACTTGCTCACGGCAGCAAATTGTTTCGAGAACGCTGTCCAGCATGGAGTCCAATCTGCTGTGGTCTGGAATAACCTGGGGTACGCATATCTTAAGACATTTGGGGTTGGGGATGCACACGGTATCTTTTTACGTCGAGCCGCTGCCGCCTTCAGCAAGGCAATTGCCATGGAGGATACCTTGTTGTCAGCGCACTACAATTTTTCCATTTGTGCGCTTGCCTGTTATCGTTCACTAGGCGATCAAAAGATGCCAGCCTTGGGGTTAACATCAATCCGAAAGGTCGTTGCCGTTGAACGTGGAGCTGTGCCCTATGTTTACGCAGCCAAGCTTGCCGGCATTGCTGCAGCGCAAGACAGTGATGATCAGTTGTGGGAAGAATGCATCACTTTCCTTGAGCATGCTTACGCTCATGGAATGGATGTTGGCAAATACTTAGGAAATCACCCTTTTGCTTCGCAAAGTAAGCATCCTAGAATTCTTGACTTAGCGGATCCACCTTCGATAGAAATGTCAGCGGATTCTCCTGATCGAATTGTGTTGCCTGGCGAGATTTTGTCACCGGATGTGTTGTAA
- a CDS encoding sigma-70 family RNA polymerase sigma factor yields the protein MMTNQRANDRFQRLIAAVRQGDQQAITILHDDYCKHVMAVVRRTLMGAIRSKYDSHDFSQVVWMALFSAPEKLDGIKNPSQLTALLTAIARNKVNDENRRQTQTQKNSVFRETSFMTDGGRELAITSNDPTPSQFAIANETMAQCEASLSSAYQRILGMKIDGWTYHAIAGELGINERTVRRVLQRLEKGIH from the coding sequence ATGATGACTAATCAACGGGCCAACGACAGATTTCAGCGTCTTATCGCAGCCGTGCGCCAAGGCGATCAGCAGGCGATCACAATCCTGCATGATGATTACTGCAAGCATGTCATGGCGGTCGTGAGACGGACTTTGATGGGCGCGATTCGCAGTAAGTACGACTCGCACGACTTTTCTCAAGTGGTGTGGATGGCCTTGTTCTCTGCGCCTGAGAAGCTTGATGGAATCAAAAACCCGTCGCAACTCACTGCATTATTGACCGCGATTGCTCGTAATAAAGTGAACGATGAAAATCGTCGTCAAACACAAACTCAGAAGAATTCGGTTTTTCGGGAAACCAGTTTCATGACCGATGGGGGGCGAGAGTTGGCAATTACCAGCAACGACCCGACCCCAAGTCAATTTGCAATTGCAAACGAGACGATGGCACAGTGCGAAGCAAGTCTTTCTTCAGCGTATCAGCGAATTCTAGGAATGAAGATCGATGGATGGACTTATCATGCGATCGCTGGCGAGTTAGGAATCAACGAGCGAACCGTTCGTCGGGTATTGCAAAGGCTGGAAAAAGGAATCCATTGA
- a CDS encoding lactate racemase domain-containing protein, with product MSKLDFPQLFRVRQRFSDSRLQDVESTIRQQLSTLLLKERIRPGETVALTAGSRGIHQIAKILRVIVDCLREIGAEPFIVPAMGSHGGGTSDGQLRVLESLGVTEVTCNCEIRVSMETVVVCQATEGFPVHFDRHAFEADHVLVCNRIKPHTRFTGDLQSGLMKMMLIGLGKHHGAEIYHRAIQDFTFGQIVRSVAREVLQRCRIVGGLAIIENAFDETAIIEAVMPDHFAIREAALLRQAESLMPRLPFDAADLLVVNEIGKNVSGTGMDTNVIGRKFNDHSAIGEERPSIKYIFVRGLTAETHGNATGIGAAEFTLQRLADQVDPVSTATNCITANHPTGAMIPIAFQNDREAIAAALGSIGLRDPADTRVMWIENTLRLAELECSASYLNAAKMHQQLELLCEPRPMPFDADGNLPQSLATA from the coding sequence ATGTCGAAACTGGATTTTCCTCAGCTCTTTCGAGTTCGACAGCGTTTCAGTGATTCTCGTTTGCAAGATGTTGAGTCGACGATCCGACAGCAGTTGTCGACTCTTTTATTAAAAGAACGAATAAGGCCAGGTGAAACGGTCGCTTTAACGGCTGGCAGTCGTGGCATCCATCAGATCGCGAAAATCCTGCGAGTGATCGTGGATTGTCTACGCGAAATAGGAGCAGAGCCATTTATTGTGCCGGCCATGGGCAGTCACGGGGGCGGCACGAGCGATGGGCAGTTGCGCGTCTTGGAAAGCTTGGGGGTGACCGAAGTAACGTGTAATTGTGAGATCCGAGTAAGCATGGAAACGGTTGTCGTTTGTCAAGCAACTGAAGGGTTTCCCGTGCATTTTGATCGGCACGCCTTCGAAGCCGATCATGTGCTGGTCTGTAACCGAATCAAGCCGCACACGCGATTCACCGGAGATCTGCAAAGTGGCCTCATGAAAATGATGTTGATCGGACTTGGGAAACATCATGGCGCGGAAATCTACCATCGTGCCATTCAAGATTTTACCTTCGGTCAGATTGTGCGCAGTGTAGCCAGAGAAGTTTTACAGCGTTGTCGAATTGTCGGAGGCTTGGCGATTATCGAAAATGCATTTGATGAAACCGCCATCATTGAAGCAGTCATGCCAGATCATTTCGCCATCAGAGAAGCAGCGTTACTCAGGCAGGCTGAATCCTTGATGCCCCGCTTGCCATTTGACGCAGCAGATCTTCTGGTCGTGAATGAGATCGGCAAGAATGTGAGCGGTACCGGAATGGATACCAACGTGATCGGTCGCAAGTTTAATGATCATTCCGCGATCGGTGAGGAGCGTCCTTCTATCAAGTACATTTTCGTTCGTGGTTTAACAGCAGAAACTCACGGAAACGCGACCGGAATCGGTGCGGCAGAATTTACTTTGCAACGATTGGCCGACCAAGTCGATCCGGTTTCAACGGCGACAAACTGTATAACCGCAAATCACCCCACCGGCGCGATGATTCCGATTGCCTTTCAAAACGATCGAGAAGCTATTGCAGCCGCACTCGGCTCGATCGGGTTGCGAGATCCGGCGGACACGCGCGTGATGTGGATCGAAAATACATTGCGGTTGGCCGAATTAGAATGTTCCGCTTCATATCTGAATGCCGCAAAAATGCATCAACAGCTGGAGCTGCTTTGCGAGCCACGCCCGATGCCCTTTGATGCGGATGGAAATCTTCCTCAGTCGCTGGCAACTGCCTAG
- a CDS encoding endonuclease/exonuclease/phosphatase family protein, which produces MPHHRLFLQALLSLAISLNFSAIAKAQTGEETALPSFRVMSFNIRQGAANDGKNSWPQRRELLLKTIKTFSPDLLGTQETQRMQADFLQAQLPDYQYVGKSRTPNNRADEQCAIFFRRDRFVDLEQGHFWLSKTPRVPGSKSWDSSLPRIATWVRLFDRKTKKEIFWINAHFDHEGEIAREQSAIIIRDQIERLSNSPSIVTGDFNASVSSKPHQILLRPGNPITLVDTYSTLHPTASKNEGTFNGFRGFRGSQRIDWILASTDFTVRKAMIVTDHDDDRYPSDHFPVTAVLSLPAK; this is translated from the coding sequence ATGCCCCATCATCGATTGTTTTTACAAGCTCTGCTGAGTTTAGCTATCAGCTTAAACTTTTCGGCAATTGCCAAGGCCCAAACCGGCGAAGAGACGGCTCTCCCATCTTTCCGCGTCATGTCATTCAACATTCGTCAGGGCGCTGCGAATGATGGGAAAAACAGTTGGCCCCAACGGCGAGAGCTCCTGCTCAAGACGATCAAGACTTTCTCGCCGGATTTACTTGGAACACAAGAGACCCAGCGGATGCAGGCCGATTTCCTACAAGCACAATTGCCAGATTATCAATACGTCGGTAAATCGAGAACGCCGAACAACCGGGCAGATGAACAGTGTGCGATTTTTTTCAGACGGGATCGATTTGTGGATCTGGAACAGGGCCACTTTTGGCTGAGCAAAACGCCACGTGTTCCCGGATCCAAGAGCTGGGATTCGTCACTGCCGCGGATTGCCACATGGGTCCGATTGTTTGATCGCAAGACCAAAAAAGAAATCTTTTGGATCAACGCGCACTTTGATCATGAAGGTGAGATCGCCCGAGAGCAAAGCGCGATAATCATTCGCGATCAAATCGAGCGACTTTCGAACAGTCCATCGATTGTGACGGGCGACTTCAACGCATCGGTTTCATCGAAACCTCACCAAATCTTGCTTCGACCGGGTAATCCCATCACGCTTGTCGACACCTATTCGACGCTCCACCCAACCGCCTCAAAAAACGAGGGCACCTTCAACGGATTCCGAGGTTTCCGCGGCAGCCAACGCATCGACTGGATTCTCGCCTCAACCGACTTCACAGTGCGTAAGGCAATGATCGTCACCGACCACGACGATGACCGCTACCCTTCGGATCATTTCCCCGTCACCGCAGTGCTCAGCCTACCGGCCAAGTAG
- a CDS encoding 4Fe-4S dicluster domain-containing protein has translation MSKMLNILPDQCTGCMQCELACSWVQTGSFQPSQSLIRVNVFDEEASYAPYSCIQCDEAWCMNACPVNAIAIDDSTGAKIILESLCIGCHLCTIACPFGTVWTLPETDKAAKCNLCNGNPACVTSCPTDAIQYVDTEASGDWFAEWGKKVAASFEEANSTDVIAPRDGE, from the coding sequence ATGTCAAAGATGCTTAATATTCTTCCGGACCAATGCACCGGATGCATGCAGTGCGAGCTTGCATGTTCTTGGGTCCAGACAGGGAGCTTCCAGCCGTCACAGAGTTTAATTCGAGTCAATGTGTTTGACGAAGAGGCCAGCTACGCGCCCTACTCGTGCATTCAATGCGACGAAGCTTGGTGCATGAATGCTTGCCCCGTCAACGCCATTGCGATTGATGATTCGACCGGAGCAAAAATTATTCTTGAATCACTTTGCATTGGCTGCCATCTGTGCACGATTGCTTGCCCGTTTGGTACGGTCTGGACCTTGCCGGAAACGGACAAAGCAGCCAAGTGCAATCTGTGCAACGGCAATCCGGCTTGCGTCACTTCATGCCCCACAGACGCCATTCAATATGTCGATACCGAAGCGTCCGGCGATTGGTTTGCTGAGTGGGGCAAAAAAGTCGCAGCGAGTTTTGAAGAAGCCAACTCAACCGACGTCATCGCACCTCGAGATGGAGAATAA
- a CDS encoding aldehyde ferredoxin oxidoreductase family protein: protein MAGWTGKLLRVNLTTGQHQVEEVHATWQRDYIGGRGLAARYLLEEMDPTVDAFSPENKMIFATGPLTGTPVPCGARYMVVTKGALTNAITTSNSGGHWGPELKFAGYDLLILEGAAPKPSYLYIYDDQVEVRDATEYWGKGVWKTEDGLRRDLGIPQLRVACIGPAGENRVRFACIMNDKHRAAGRGGVGAVMGAKNLKAIAVRGTGGVSIADPESFMKSHWEMRASMQDNPGRKSFAELGTAATIDMTQAFGGLPTRNFLQGQFDEFENLNGNTIKETRLINNKACFACTIACGRVTRLGEHSEKFLVNMHPRNWRMAGEGPEYETAWALGADAGIGDLDAVLKANWLCNDLGMDPISMGATLAAAMELYEAGTITDQMVEMPLNFGSEEALIRMTEATAYREGFGNALAEGSKRMSEKLKQPQVFMGSKGQEFPAYDPRGFQGMGVAYATCNRGGCHLRAWTPGPETSGEMDPHETKGKGQWVAHEQDRTTAHDNTGLCLFVGGAGGPLETFVPCTTAATGVSFTVDSFLKAGERTWNLERIWNTKAGLTKADDSLPKRLLKEAHKTGPSAGVTVDLESMLTDYYQERGWDKEGIPSQEKLIELGLESL, encoded by the coding sequence ATGGCCGGATGGACAGGAAAATTATTGCGAGTCAACTTGACAACCGGACAGCATCAGGTCGAAGAGGTCCACGCGACGTGGCAGCGAGACTACATCGGCGGGCGTGGACTGGCAGCGCGATATTTGCTGGAAGAAATGGACCCCACAGTCGACGCATTCTCACCCGAGAACAAAATGATTTTTGCCACGGGTCCGCTGACCGGCACGCCGGTCCCTTGCGGCGCGCGATACATGGTCGTCACCAAAGGTGCGCTGACGAACGCGATCACCACGTCGAATTCGGGAGGTCATTGGGGTCCGGAACTGAAATTCGCAGGCTACGATCTTCTGATCCTCGAAGGCGCTGCTCCGAAGCCGAGCTATTTGTACATTTACGATGACCAAGTCGAAGTCCGCGACGCGACAGAGTATTGGGGAAAAGGGGTCTGGAAGACCGAGGACGGCCTCCGTCGCGATCTGGGAATCCCTCAATTGCGAGTTGCCTGCATTGGTCCGGCAGGCGAGAACCGGGTTCGCTTCGCTTGCATCATGAACGACAAGCATCGTGCAGCCGGACGAGGTGGTGTGGGTGCGGTCATGGGCGCCAAGAATCTCAAAGCGATTGCCGTCCGGGGCACTGGTGGTGTGTCCATTGCCGATCCCGAATCGTTCATGAAAAGTCACTGGGAAATGCGGGCATCGATGCAAGACAATCCAGGGCGCAAATCATTTGCGGAGTTGGGGACTGCAGCAACAATCGATATGACCCAGGCTTTCGGCGGATTACCGACCCGCAATTTCCTACAGGGACAATTTGACGAATTCGAGAACCTGAATGGAAACACGATCAAAGAGACTCGACTGATCAATAACAAGGCCTGCTTCGCCTGCACAATCGCCTGCGGCCGCGTAACGCGTTTGGGAGAACATTCCGAAAAATTCCTCGTCAATATGCATCCGCGCAATTGGCGTATGGCGGGTGAAGGTCCCGAATATGAAACGGCGTGGGCATTAGGTGCAGACGCAGGCATCGGCGACCTCGATGCAGTGCTGAAAGCAAATTGGCTATGCAACGACTTGGGCATGGATCCGATCTCGATGGGTGCCACCCTCGCGGCCGCGATGGAACTGTACGAAGCCGGCACGATCACGGACCAAATGGTCGAAATGCCGCTGAATTTTGGCTCCGAAGAAGCGCTCATTCGAATGACAGAGGCCACCGCCTACCGAGAAGGCTTTGGAAACGCACTGGCTGAGGGCTCAAAGCGAATGAGTGAAAAGCTCAAACAACCGCAAGTCTTCATGGGCAGCAAAGGGCAAGAATTCCCTGCGTACGACCCACGTGGTTTCCAGGGCATGGGAGTCGCCTACGCCACGTGCAACCGTGGCGGTTGCCACCTGCGTGCCTGGACGCCGGGACCAGAAACAAGCGGTGAAATGGATCCGCATGAGACAAAAGGCAAAGGTCAGTGGGTGGCCCACGAGCAAGATCGAACGACCGCCCATGACAACACGGGACTTTGTCTGTTCGTGGGGGGTGCCGGTGGCCCCTTGGAAACCTTTGTTCCTTGCACAACGGCGGCCACGGGCGTCTCCTTCACCGTCGACTCGTTCTTGAAAGCCGGTGAACGCACTTGGAACCTCGAGCGAATCTGGAACACGAAAGCCGGCCTGACCAAGGCCGACGATTCACTCCCTAAGCGATTACTGAAAGAAGCTCACAAGACAGGTCCTTCCGCCGGTGTGACCGTCGATCTGGAAAGTATGCTTACCGATTACTACCAGGAGCGAGGCTGGGACAAAGAGGGCATTCCAAGCCAAGAAAAACTGATCGAACTGGGTCTGGAATCTCTGTAA
- a CDS encoding FAD-dependent oxidoreductase, giving the protein MAKQLVIIGGGPAATNAIETIRQYNTDDQITLICDELAHSRMALPYWLAGSIPETQTHTADANWFSKLKVDAKIGQRVTRLDDQAKKLTLSDESQIEFDELLIATGSRPLELPIPGADLPGVHYLWTLKDTEAVLAAAAQQDKPRIVMIGAGFIGLIVLNAMFKRGWNLAVIERENYLLPRMLNQDAAKILASWLQARNIPIHLNTGAHSITAHEDGSKRVILADGGEIAADIVIVATGVQPNIELAKGTSLQTDHGILVDDHLRTNVPCIYAAGDVAQGPNLLDGSRAIHAIQTTAVDHGRVAGANMAGQEITYCGSLSMNVLDVCQLQCASFGTWDDLSAEPITICNPEGSIYRRFLITDSRITGAMFVGQANDVGMLTDVGMVKGIIQTQADLGDWINFLRENPFDVRRAFVGARIPEQLASKTLLGRPTQNRNFRFGNAEIKHQPGPQHSAYVNTKS; this is encoded by the coding sequence ATGGCCAAACAACTTGTCATTATCGGAGGTGGTCCCGCCGCCACCAACGCGATCGAAACGATTCGTCAGTACAACACAGACGATCAAATCACCTTGATCTGCGACGAGCTGGCTCATTCCCGCATGGCGCTGCCTTACTGGCTGGCAGGATCGATTCCCGAAACACAAACTCACACCGCAGACGCCAACTGGTTTTCCAAATTAAAGGTCGATGCAAAAATCGGCCAACGCGTCACCAGACTGGACGACCAAGCCAAGAAACTAACATTGTCTGATGAGAGCCAAATCGAGTTTGACGAATTGTTGATCGCCACCGGTTCGCGACCTTTGGAGCTACCCATTCCAGGCGCTGATCTGCCCGGCGTTCATTATCTCTGGACCCTCAAGGACACCGAAGCCGTCCTGGCCGCAGCAGCTCAACAAGACAAACCACGTATCGTGATGATTGGAGCCGGCTTTATCGGTCTGATTGTGTTGAACGCCATGTTCAAACGTGGCTGGAATCTAGCAGTCATCGAACGTGAAAATTATCTTCTCCCGCGGATGTTGAACCAGGATGCCGCAAAGATACTGGCAAGCTGGTTGCAAGCTCGAAACATCCCGATCCATCTTAATACGGGTGCTCACTCCATTACCGCCCACGAAGATGGTAGCAAACGCGTCATCCTTGCGGATGGTGGTGAGATTGCCGCCGACATCGTGATTGTTGCCACCGGAGTCCAACCGAATATCGAACTCGCCAAGGGAACTTCGCTGCAAACCGATCATGGGATTCTGGTCGATGACCACCTGCGAACCAACGTTCCCTGCATCTATGCAGCCGGAGATGTGGCCCAGGGCCCCAACCTGTTGGATGGGAGCCGGGCGATTCATGCAATTCAAACTACGGCTGTCGACCATGGAAGAGTGGCGGGCGCTAATATGGCCGGCCAGGAGATCACCTATTGCGGCAGCCTCTCCATGAATGTGCTCGACGTCTGTCAACTGCAGTGCGCCAGCTTCGGTACCTGGGACGACCTCTCAGCTGAACCGATTACGATTTGCAATCCCGAAGGGTCGATTTACCGGCGATTTTTGATCACCGACAGTCGCATCACGGGAGCGATGTTCGTCGGTCAAGCAAACGATGTGGGAATGCTGACCGATGTGGGCATGGTCAAAGGGATCATCCAAACACAAGCCGACTTGGGTGACTGGATCAATTTCTTACGAGAGAACCCCTTCGACGTTCGGCGAGCATTTGTTGGTGCTCGTATCCCCGAGCAGCTGGCAAGCAAGACGCTGCTGGGGCGCCCCACCCAAAACCGCAACTTCCGCTTCGGCAATGCGGAGATCAAACACCAGCCGGGCCCCCAGCATTCAGCTTACGTCAACACCAAGTCATAA
- a CDS encoding MoaD/ThiS family protein, which translates to MIVQLKLMGMLKDQSPPGDQIEINDQATISDLLASLSIDANTVHVFTVNGKLERDKGRSLANGDELAVFPPVGGG; encoded by the coding sequence ATGATCGTGCAGCTTAAACTGATGGGCATGCTGAAGGATCAGTCTCCCCCAGGCGATCAAATCGAAATCAACGACCAGGCAACAATCAGCGACCTGCTCGCGTCTTTGTCGATTGACGCCAACACCGTCCACGTGTTTACCGTGAATGGCAAGCTGGAACGCGATAAGGGACGTAGCTTGGCAAATGGAGACGAATTGGCAGTCTTTCCGCCGGTGGGTGGCGGTTAG
- a CDS encoding sodium:proton antiporter, giving the protein MREPLVFLSAVLGLGIAAQWLAWRLRLPSILLLLAFGFLVGWLCGDDPSLAGKTITDEILTTDLLFPIVALAVSVIMFEGGLTLRFRDLEDSGSVLLRLVTLGALVTWGLAGLAAYLFVGVDYRTATLIGAILIVTGPTVITPLLRHVRPHRRIGSVIKWEGIVIDPIGAVLAVLVFDAMVVGKSDEVVWVLLKILLVGIGLGLGVAFALVQLMRRYWIPDFLHNSVFLAAAVGAFALSNQIAHEAGLVTVTILGIALANQKTIPVNHVVEFKENLRVLLISCLFIVLAARIQFTDIVELGWGGLAFVAALILVVRPLAALVSTWRSELTWNERCFLAFLAPRGIVAAAVSSVFALEISSHYGDLAELKNADQIVSLTFLVIVGTVTFYGLAAAPLARFLGLAVKNHQGVLFAGGSPWVLPLAKAIYEEDIPVLVVDTNFRHVSEARMLGLPSSCASVVSDYMEETDLGGIGRLLAVTPNDDLNTLAAMEYAPLFGRGEVYQLPFREIVAGRRETSAHNRGRYLFGQDATHSKLSFRVAMGAQVKKTKITKEFTYEDFLKLYGDTTVLMGVLADNKQLSLATANTELQPKPGQTVIALVDPRDGEAN; this is encoded by the coding sequence TTGAGAGAGCCGCTTGTTTTTTTAAGTGCCGTACTGGGACTTGGCATTGCTGCTCAATGGCTTGCTTGGCGGCTACGACTCCCTTCCATTCTGTTATTGTTGGCTTTCGGATTTCTCGTCGGCTGGTTGTGTGGTGATGACCCGTCATTGGCTGGGAAAACGATCACGGATGAGATTCTGACAACCGATCTGCTGTTTCCGATTGTCGCTCTTGCCGTTTCGGTGATCATGTTCGAGGGCGGGCTAACGCTGCGTTTCCGAGATCTGGAAGATTCGGGCAGTGTTTTGCTAAGACTGGTGACTCTGGGAGCATTGGTGACCTGGGGCCTCGCCGGTTTGGCCGCCTACCTATTCGTTGGTGTGGACTACCGCACGGCGACTTTGATCGGTGCCATCTTGATTGTGACTGGGCCAACGGTGATTACCCCCTTGCTTCGGCATGTGCGCCCACACCGACGAATTGGTTCCGTGATCAAGTGGGAGGGCATCGTCATCGATCCAATCGGTGCGGTGCTTGCGGTGTTGGTTTTTGATGCCATGGTGGTTGGTAAGAGCGATGAAGTCGTTTGGGTGCTGCTCAAAATTCTATTGGTAGGGATCGGACTGGGGCTTGGGGTCGCGTTTGCTCTCGTCCAGTTAATGCGACGTTATTGGATCCCGGATTTCTTGCACAATTCCGTATTTCTGGCTGCAGCTGTGGGCGCCTTTGCATTGAGCAACCAAATTGCCCATGAAGCGGGGCTGGTGACGGTGACCATTCTGGGCATCGCCTTGGCCAACCAAAAAACGATTCCCGTTAATCACGTCGTTGAATTCAAAGAGAATTTGCGCGTGCTACTTATCTCTTGCTTGTTTATTGTACTGGCGGCCCGAATTCAATTCACGGATATCGTCGAACTTGGTTGGGGTGGCTTAGCGTTTGTAGCTGCTTTGATCCTTGTTGTTCGTCCGCTGGCGGCGCTGGTATCAACCTGGAGGAGTGAATTGACGTGGAACGAGCGTTGCTTCTTGGCCTTTCTCGCTCCGCGGGGAATTGTAGCGGCCGCTGTCTCTTCTGTATTTGCTTTAGAAATTAGCTCGCATTATGGTGACCTTGCCGAATTGAAAAACGCTGATCAGATTGTTTCTCTGACATTCTTGGTGATTGTCGGAACCGTCACTTTCTACGGTTTGGCCGCGGCTCCGTTGGCTCGTTTCTTGGGTCTCGCCGTGAAGAATCATCAGGGGGTCTTATTTGCGGGAGGCTCTCCCTGGGTCTTGCCCTTGGCGAAGGCGATTTACGAGGAAGACATCCCCGTACTGGTTGTTGACACAAATTTCCGGCACGTTTCCGAGGCTCGTATGTTGGGATTGCCAAGTTCGTGTGCAAGTGTGGTGTCGGACTACATGGAGGAAACGGATCTCGGAGGGATTGGTCGGCTACTCGCGGTAACGCCCAATGACGACCTCAACACGCTGGCTGCGATGGAATACGCTCCACTGTTCGGTCGTGGAGAAGTCTACCAGTTACCGTTTCGCGAAATCGTTGCTGGTCGTCGAGAAACTTCGGCGCATAATCGGGGACGCTATCTTTTCGGGCAAGACGCGACTCACTCGAAACTATCCTTTCGAGTGGCGATGGGGGCGCAGGTCAAGAAGACGAAAATCACGAAGGAGTTTACTTACGAGGATTTCTTGAAATTATATGGCGACACGACCGTGCTGATGGGAGTCTTGGCGGACAACAAGCAATTGAGCCTAGCAACCGCCAACACCGAGTTGCAGCCGAAGCCCGGCCAAACGGTGATTGCGCTCGTTGATCCGCGCGACGGTGAGGCCAATTGA